The following are encoded together in the Streptomyces rapamycinicus NRRL 5491 genome:
- a CDS encoding membrane protein, translating to MGKRVMRNDRGQTSIEYLGIIAVVVAIVLVLSTTDFGSMIANAISDKISQVVGI from the coding sequence ATGGGGAAGCGCGTCATGCGGAACGATCGGGGACAGACCTCGATCGAATACCTGGGCATCATCGCCGTGGTGGTCGCCATCGTGCTGGTCCTGTCGACCACGGACTTCGGCAGCATGATCGCAAACGCCATCTCCGACAAGATTTCACAGGTCGTCGGCATCTGA
- a CDS encoding DUF5936 domain-containing protein: protein MALLLALAAGLAVAGIAYGITLYRSEAKLPSDLAVALEVGSSRTTVVGSAVDRLGMRYAPLVLRLMGEKRVARVRRRIDLAGNPGGLTVDRYAARRAVYGALGFVGALVMLLKGQVLLALLLVAFGLFWIEVGIWAAVRERKDAIERTLPDFLDVLAVVVSAGLSFRQALDRVAEKYEGPWADELRITLRQMDMGVSRRQAFEELRKRNDSEQVAQFVTALQQGEELGAPIVETLIAIANDMRRTDAQNARRRAARAVPKATMVITTFMVPGTMVLLVAGFFIGSGTDFGSVTGD from the coding sequence ATGGCACTGCTGCTGGCGCTGGCGGCCGGTCTCGCGGTGGCGGGCATCGCCTACGGCATCACGCTGTACCGCAGCGAGGCCAAGCTGCCCAGCGATCTGGCGGTGGCCCTGGAGGTCGGCTCCAGCCGGACGACCGTGGTCGGCTCGGCCGTCGACCGGCTGGGCATGCGCTACGCCCCGCTGGTGCTGCGGCTGATGGGCGAGAAGCGGGTGGCCCGGGTCCGCCGCCGGATCGACCTGGCGGGCAACCCGGGCGGTCTGACGGTGGATCGCTACGCGGCCCGGCGGGCGGTCTACGGGGCGCTCGGCTTCGTCGGGGCGCTGGTGATGCTGCTCAAGGGTCAAGTCCTGCTGGCGCTGCTGCTGGTGGCGTTCGGGCTGTTCTGGATCGAGGTGGGCATCTGGGCGGCGGTGCGCGAGCGCAAGGACGCGATCGAGCGGACGTTGCCGGACTTTCTGGATGTTCTGGCCGTCGTGGTGAGCGCCGGGTTGAGCTTCCGTCAGGCCCTGGACCGGGTCGCCGAGAAGTATGAGGGCCCCTGGGCGGATGAACTTCGCATCACGCTTCGGCAAATGGACATGGGAGTCAGCCGCCGTCAGGCGTTCGAGGAACTACGTAAACGTAATGACTCAGAACAGGTCGCGCAGTTCGTCACCGCCCTTCAGCAGGGCGAGGAGCTGGGCGCTCCGATTGTCGAAACGCTGATCGCCATTGCGAACGACATGCGCCGTACGGACGCACAGAACGCCCGGCGGCGCGCGGCCCGCGCGGTGCCGAAGGCGACCATGGTCATCACGACCTTCATGGTGCCCGGAACCATGGTGTTGCTCGTCGCGGGGTTCTTCATCGGCTCGGGTACCGACTTCGGCTCGGTGACCGGGGACTGA
- a CDS encoding type II secretion system F family protein, with protein MDHLATAALGATLVCGALGVVGVHTYVRGKEQQRALIDRLSETGPLPGTARARRFSGVDRRLRTTSLGRKLELRLAATGLEITPGEFFVYTAGAAAGLWLIAASFLAAFFGPIAAVIAVWGSFAFLSWQRQKRIERFINQLPELSRILANATQAGLALRTALGMAADEMEAPAGEELAKVAAKLAVGHSIDDALEELAERLPSRELVVLVTTLVLSNRAGGTVVSSLRNLTQTLEERKETRREVRTQLSQVTVTAYVVPLLGIGTLLLMNRISAGSLDRMTSSFWGQAAVVVAFCLYGIGFFLIRRMSKIDV; from the coding sequence ATGGACCATCTCGCGACGGCCGCCCTCGGCGCGACGCTGGTGTGCGGCGCGCTGGGCGTCGTGGGCGTGCACACCTACGTCCGCGGCAAGGAGCAGCAGCGCGCGCTGATCGACCGGCTGTCGGAGACCGGCCCGCTGCCGGGCACCGCCCGCGCGCGCCGCTTCTCGGGTGTCGACCGGCGGCTGCGCACCACCTCCCTGGGCCGGAAGCTGGAGCTGCGGCTGGCGGCCACGGGCCTGGAGATCACCCCGGGGGAGTTCTTCGTCTACACGGCGGGGGCGGCGGCCGGGCTGTGGCTGATCGCGGCGTCCTTCCTCGCGGCGTTCTTCGGCCCGATAGCGGCGGTGATCGCCGTCTGGGGATCCTTCGCGTTCCTCAGCTGGCAGCGCCAGAAGCGGATAGAGCGCTTCATCAACCAACTGCCCGAGCTGTCGCGGATCCTGGCCAACGCCACCCAGGCCGGGCTGGCGCTGCGCACCGCGCTCGGCATGGCGGCGGACGAGATGGAGGCGCCGGCGGGCGAGGAGCTGGCCAAGGTCGCGGCCAAGCTGGCCGTCGGCCACTCGATCGACGACGCGCTGGAGGAGCTGGCCGAGCGGCTGCCCTCCCGGGAGCTGGTGGTGCTGGTCACCACGCTGGTGCTGTCCAACCGCGCGGGCGGGACCGTGGTCAGCTCGCTGCGCAACCTCACCCAGACGCTGGAGGAGCGCAAGGAGACCCGGCGGGAGGTGCGCACCCAGCTCTCGCAGGTGACCGTCACCGCCTATGTCGTACCGCTGCTGGGGATCGGGACGCTGCTGCTGATGAACCGGATCTCGGCCGGCTCACTGGACCGGATGACCTCGTCCTTCTGGGGGCAGGCGGCGGTGGTCGTGGCCTTCTGCCTGTACGGGATCGGCTTCTTCCTCATCCGCCGCATGTCCAAGATCGACGTCTAA
- a CDS encoding CpaF family protein, protein MSLRSRITAPEGPGEDSGRQDGHLVSAYRAKLLEEIDLAEMSSLSTAERRSRLERVLGHIISREGPVLSTSERSQLIRRVVDEALGLGVLEPLLEDASITEIMVNGPDQIFVERAGRVELVPVRFASEEQLMQTIERIVSTVNRRVDESNPMVDARLPSGERVNVIIPPLALTGATLTIRRFPRAYTLHELIGMGTLDEQMLMLLAALVRAKFNVVVSGPTGSGKTTLLNALSGLIPDGERIITVEDAAELQLQQSHVIRLESRPPNVEGKGRITIRDLVRNSLRMRPDRIIVGEVRGGETLDMLQAMSTGHDGSLATVHANSAEDALMRLQTLASMSDVAIPYEALRDQINSAVDCIVQLVRHADGSRRISEIALLDSHGHESYRIATVCRFDARPMGADRVVHGRFGYFPLPERVAERLRMASESVPPAFGVAAFPAQLATRAAGYDPYDRPPFGRPPQDRPPFDPRDRR, encoded by the coding sequence ATGAGCCTGCGGTCCCGGATCACCGCGCCAGAGGGGCCGGGCGAGGACAGCGGGCGCCAGGACGGGCACCTCGTCTCCGCCTACCGCGCCAAGCTGCTTGAGGAGATCGACCTCGCCGAGATGTCCTCGCTCTCCACCGCCGAGCGCCGCTCCCGGCTGGAGCGCGTGCTCGGCCACATCATCAGCCGCGAGGGCCCGGTGCTGTCCACCAGCGAGCGCTCCCAGCTGATCCGCCGGGTGGTGGACGAGGCGCTCGGCCTCGGGGTGCTCGAACCGCTCCTCGAGGACGCCTCCATCACCGAGATCATGGTCAACGGCCCGGACCAGATCTTCGTGGAGCGCGCCGGCCGGGTCGAACTGGTCCCCGTCCGCTTCGCCTCCGAAGAGCAGCTGATGCAGACCATCGAACGCATCGTCTCCACGGTCAACCGCCGCGTGGACGAGTCGAATCCGATGGTCGACGCCCGGCTCCCCTCCGGTGAGCGGGTCAACGTGATCATCCCGCCGCTCGCCCTCACCGGCGCCACGCTCACCATCCGCCGCTTCCCCCGCGCCTACACCCTCCATGAGCTGATCGGCATGGGCACGCTGGACGAGCAGATGCTGATGCTGCTCGCGGCGCTGGTGCGGGCCAAGTTCAACGTCGTGGTCTCCGGTCCCACCGGATCCGGCAAGACCACGCTGCTCAACGCCCTCTCCGGGCTGATCCCCGACGGGGAGCGCATCATCACCGTCGAGGACGCCGCCGAACTCCAGCTCCAGCAGAGCCATGTCATCCGGCTGGAGTCCAGGCCGCCCAACGTCGAGGGCAAGGGCCGGATCACCATCCGCGACCTGGTCCGCAACTCCCTCCGGATGCGCCCCGACCGCATCATCGTCGGCGAGGTGCGCGGCGGCGAGACCCTCGACATGCTCCAGGCCATGTCCACCGGCCATGACGGTTCGCTGGCCACCGTCCACGCCAACAGCGCCGAGGACGCGCTGATGCGGCTCCAGACGCTCGCCTCCATGTCGGACGTGGCGATCCCCTACGAGGCGCTGCGGGACCAGATCAACAGCGCCGTGGACTGCATCGTCCAGCTCGTCCGGCACGCCGACGGCTCGCGGCGGATCAGCGAGATCGCGCTGCTCGACAGCCACGGCCACGAGTCGTACCGCATCGCCACCGTCTGCCGCTTCGACGCCCGGCCGATGGGCGCGGACCGGGTGGTGCACGGGCGGTTCGGCTACTTCCCGCTGCCGGAGCGGGTCGCCGAGCGGCTGCGCATGGCCAGCGAATCGGTGCCGCCCGCCTTCGGCGTGGCCGCCTTCCCGGCGCAGCTGGCCACCCGCGCGGCCGGATACGACCCGTACGACCGGCCGCCGTTCGGCCGGCCGCCACAGGACCGACCCCCGTTCGACCCAAGGGACCGGAGGTAG
- a CDS encoding TadE/TadG family type IV pilus assembly protein, with protein MTSRRVRMRIVPGAPETVPRRAAGPGTAASPAAARRRPEAVGSSRRRAAAGEASSVRAIATRRGGATAQRGRPAPATVRLGDRGSASADLRGAAEATERWGRWEAAVPRAVRVAAGAVARHVVADSSRAYGRTAERPGMAASPGGRAWARGLPDGIFGLVGQRPGTARRRRPAVGSGRAGRCPGAARRGRGDAGSASIEFLGFLPVLILVALAAVQLGIAAYAAQQAGTAARAAARTASLDEPRTSPQAAGKAAISGWLADGASIGSGGCGGGEAQATATVEIPSVIPGFDFGSAEKSATMPCDDGDGGTGDLASAALGGER; from the coding sequence ATGACCTCTCGCCGCGTACGCATGCGGATCGTCCCCGGAGCCCCCGAGACGGTGCCCCGCCGCGCCGCCGGCCCGGGAACGGCCGCCTCCCCGGCCGCCGCACGGCGGCGTCCCGAGGCGGTCGGTTCCTCGCGGAGGCGCGCCGCGGCCGGGGAGGCGTCGTCGGTCCGCGCCATCGCCACGCGCCGGGGCGGAGCGACGGCCCAGCGGGGCCGTCCCGCGCCCGCCACCGTGCGGCTCGGGGACCGGGGCTCAGCATCGGCGGACCTCCGCGGTGCCGCGGAGGCCACCGAGCGGTGGGGCCGCTGGGAGGCGGCCGTGCCACGAGCCGTCCGGGTGGCCGCCGGGGCGGTGGCGCGCCACGTGGTCGCCGACTCATCGCGTGCGTACGGCCGCACGGCCGAGCGCCCGGGGATGGCAGCGTCGCCTGGCGGACGGGCGTGGGCTCGGGGGCTGCCCGACGGGATCTTCGGACTGGTGGGGCAACGGCCCGGCACCGCCAGGCGCCGCCGCCCGGCGGTGGGCTCGGGCCGGGCGGGTCGGTGTCCCGGCGCGGCGCGTCGGGGGCGGGGCGACGCCGGGTCGGCGTCCATCGAGTTCCTCGGGTTCCTGCCGGTCCTCATCCTCGTCGCGCTCGCCGCCGTGCAGCTGGGCATCGCCGCGTACGCCGCGCAGCAGGCCGGGACCGCGGCGCGGGCGGCCGCGCGGACGGCGTCGCTGGACGAGCCCCGGACCAGCCCGCAGGCCGCCGGGAAGGCGGCGATCAGCGGGTGGCTGGCCGACGGGGCGAGCATCGGCAGCGGGGGCTGCGGGGGCGGGGAGGCGCAGGCCACCGCGACCGTGGAGATCCCCTCCGTCATCCCCGGCTTCGACTTCGGCAGCGCCGAGAAGAGCGCCACCATGCCCTGCGACGACGGAGACGGCGGCACGGGCGACCTGGCGTCGGCCGCGTTGGGAGGCGAACGATGA
- a CDS encoding AAA family ATPase, producing MTIRILPAVGDPDAGHSLSGLLGQLPGVEPSAPVGDSTLLLDTLASLAAASLEELPEVVLVHERIGPAPALELIREIALRFPAVGVVLVTADAGPALYSAAMDAGARGIAGIPLGYEELAARVQGAAQWATGVRRHLGGGGDPLAAGPGGKLVAVAGAKGGVGTTVTAVQLALAARAAGRKVALVDMDLQSGDIASYLDVQFRRSIADLAQINDISPRVLQDAVFTHQTGLGLLLAPGEGERGEEVTDRTARQVIGALRSRFEIVIVDCGTQMTSAGAAAVELADIALLVTTPDVVAVRAAKRMVRLWDRLQIRKAEETVTVVNRHTRSAEIQPQLVQRATGTTVARTAIPAGFKELQPAVDSGRMHDLDAKSAVKQALWGLAGELGLVEAAPPGGGRRATHRGGHAAGGGGERVLPGLRRRHAIEAGGDPAQGSVGDGTDALNEIAPSSTRGFLRKRGGGDRGQVTVEFLGVLPLALIVLAVIWQLVLVGYTYSLAGNSADKGARAGAAKGAGACQDAAAKDIPGSWTADIDCGGGDGTVYKATVKLHVPILFPGAADFPWTVTGTAGAADETDLAGGGE from the coding sequence GTGACGATCAGAATTCTGCCGGCCGTCGGCGACCCCGACGCCGGCCACTCCCTCAGCGGGCTGCTCGGCCAGCTGCCCGGTGTCGAACCGTCGGCGCCGGTGGGCGACTCGACCCTGCTGCTCGACACCCTCGCCTCGCTGGCCGCCGCGTCCCTGGAGGAACTGCCGGAGGTCGTCCTCGTCCACGAGCGCATCGGTCCGGCCCCGGCGCTGGAGCTGATCCGCGAGATCGCGCTGCGCTTCCCGGCGGTGGGCGTGGTGCTGGTGACCGCCGACGCGGGACCCGCGCTCTACTCGGCCGCCATGGACGCCGGGGCCCGCGGCATCGCCGGGATACCGCTGGGGTACGAGGAGCTGGCCGCCCGCGTGCAGGGCGCCGCCCAGTGGGCCACGGGCGTGCGGCGCCATCTCGGGGGCGGCGGCGATCCGCTGGCCGCCGGGCCCGGCGGCAAGCTGGTCGCGGTCGCGGGCGCCAAGGGCGGGGTGGGCACCACCGTGACCGCCGTACAGCTCGCGCTCGCCGCGCGGGCCGCGGGCCGTAAGGTCGCGCTCGTCGACATGGACCTCCAGTCCGGGGACATCGCCTCCTACCTCGACGTCCAGTTCCGGCGCTCGATCGCCGACCTGGCGCAGATCAACGACATCTCGCCGCGGGTGCTCCAGGACGCGGTGTTCACCCACCAGACCGGGCTCGGGCTGCTGCTCGCGCCGGGCGAGGGCGAGCGCGGCGAGGAGGTGACCGACCGCACCGCCCGGCAGGTCATCGGCGCGCTGCGGTCGCGCTTCGAGATCGTGATCGTCGACTGCGGTACGCAGATGACCTCCGCGGGCGCGGCCGCCGTGGAGCTCGCGGACATCGCGCTGCTGGTGACCACCCCGGACGTGGTCGCGGTGCGCGCCGCCAAGCGCATGGTCCGGCTGTGGGACCGGCTCCAGATCCGCAAGGCGGAGGAGACCGTGACCGTGGTCAACCGGCACACCCGCAGCGCGGAGATCCAGCCGCAGCTGGTCCAGCGGGCCACCGGTACGACGGTGGCGCGCACGGCGATCCCGGCCGGTTTCAAGGAGCTGCAGCCCGCCGTCGACTCGGGCCGGATGCACGACCTGGACGCCAAGTCGGCCGTCAAACAGGCCCTGTGGGGGCTGGCCGGTGAGCTGGGCCTGGTGGAGGCGGCACCCCCGGGCGGTGGCCGCCGCGCCACCCACCGGGGCGGCCACGCGGCCGGGGGCGGCGGCGAGCGCGTACTGCCGGGGCTGCGGCGGCGCCACGCCATAGAGGCGGGCGGCGACCCGGCGCAGGGCAGCGTGGGCGACGGCACCGACGCGCTGAACGAGATCGCCCCGTCGTCCACCAGGGGCTTCCTGCGCAAGCGGGGCGGTGGCGACCGCGGCCAGGTGACGGTCGAGTTCCTCGGCGTTCTGCCGCTGGCGCTGATCGTGCTCGCGGTCATCTGGCAGCTGGTGCTGGTGGGCTACACGTACTCGCTGGCGGGCAACTCCGCCGACAAGGGAGCCCGCGCGGGCGCCGCCAAGGGCGCGGGCGCCTGCCAGGACGCGGCGGCCAAGGACATCCCCGGCTCCTGGACCGCCGACATCGACTGCGGCGGCGGGGACGGCACGGTCTACAAGGCCACCGTCAAGCTCCACGTCCCGATCCTCTTCCCGGGCGCCGCCGACTTCCCCTGGACGGTCACCGGCACGGCGGGCGCGGCGGACGAGACCGACCTGGCGGGCGGAGGAGAGTGA
- the cpaB gene encoding Flp pilus assembly protein CpaB: MNSRQRRGVILLLLSVLCAVGAFAGVLSVVNDVESKVGPETTAYKLTSDVKPYKALEAGEFEKVSMPKRYVPSTAVTDLDELRGKIAVTQLTKGSLLQRDMIVSRPALKPGQQEIAIMVDAATGVAGKITPGARVNIFATFEGNTQGEKPVSKLIVAGAEVLDLGKITALEPDQDDKRRIDEAVPITFALDTRNAQRVAYAESFASHVRLALVAPGGGPSIDPDDRTYTLDGDK; this comes from the coding sequence ATGAATTCACGCCAGCGCCGCGGAGTCATCCTGCTGCTCCTGTCGGTCCTGTGCGCCGTCGGCGCCTTCGCCGGAGTCCTCTCCGTCGTCAACGACGTGGAGTCCAAGGTCGGCCCCGAGACCACGGCCTACAAGCTCACCTCGGACGTCAAGCCGTACAAGGCGCTGGAGGCGGGGGAGTTCGAGAAGGTCTCGATGCCCAAGCGCTATGTGCCCTCCACCGCCGTCACCGATCTCGACGAGCTACGCGGGAAGATCGCGGTGACCCAGCTGACCAAGGGGTCGCTGCTCCAGCGCGACATGATCGTGAGCCGGCCCGCCCTGAAGCCCGGACAGCAGGAGATCGCGATCATGGTCGACGCGGCGACCGGTGTCGCGGGCAAGATCACCCCGGGGGCGCGGGTCAACATCTTCGCCACCTTCGAGGGCAACACCCAGGGCGAGAAGCCGGTCTCCAAGCTGATCGTCGCGGGCGCCGAGGTGCTCGACCTCGGCAAGATCACCGCCCTGGAGCCCGACCAGGACGACAAGCGGCGGATCGACGAGGCCGTGCCGATCACCTTCGCGCTCGACACCAGGAACGCCCAGCGCGTCGCGTACGCCGAATCCTTCGCCTCGCATGTGCGGCTCGCGCTGGTCGCGCCCGGCGGGGGGCCCTCCATAGACCCCGACGACCGCACCTACACCCTCGACGGCGACAAATGA
- a CDS encoding RNA-guided endonuclease InsQ/TnpB family protein codes for MQLRYTFRIEPNFGQRIALERAFGCARVVWNDCLQARRDAHAAGLPYPTSAQLSKRFITNAKQTAERAWLKEVSAAVLQQSLRDLEAAYSNFFASIKGTRKGPKVGEPRLKTKRDRRQAVRFTANARWSITTDGKLSLPKIGPIRVRWSRALPSAPTTVTVVKDASGRYFASFVVSVAPARKVDASVPGAGDQGIDLGLTHFAVMADGSRIRAPRFLRKAEKKLQREQRRLCRKAKGSRNRDKQRVRVAKAHAKVANARRDFQHKLSTRLIRENQTVSVETLSVKSLARTRLAKSVHDAGWSAFVAMLEYKAVRYGRTLTKVDRAFPSSQMCSACGHRYGPKPLHIRAWTCDRCGARHDRDHNAAQNVRDEGRRIRAA; via the coding sequence ATGCAGCTTCGTTACACATTCCGCATCGAGCCGAACTTCGGCCAGCGGATCGCGCTGGAGCGGGCGTTCGGCTGCGCACGGGTGGTGTGGAACGACTGCCTGCAGGCACGGCGGGACGCGCACGCCGCCGGTCTGCCGTACCCGACGTCGGCGCAGTTGTCGAAGCGGTTCATCACGAATGCGAAGCAGACCGCGGAGCGGGCATGGCTGAAGGAAGTCTCTGCCGCAGTACTGCAACAGTCTCTGCGGGACTTGGAGGCTGCGTACTCCAACTTCTTCGCAAGCATCAAGGGCACCCGGAAAGGACCGAAAGTCGGTGAGCCGCGTCTGAAGACCAAGCGGGACCGTCGACAGGCGGTGAGGTTCACTGCCAATGCCCGCTGGTCGATCACGACGGACGGCAAGCTGAGCCTTCCCAAGATTGGTCCCATACGGGTGCGCTGGTCTCGTGCACTGCCTTCCGCGCCGACCACGGTGACCGTGGTCAAGGACGCCTCCGGCCGATACTTCGCATCGTTCGTGGTGTCCGTCGCCCCGGCCAGGAAGGTCGATGCCTCGGTTCCCGGCGCCGGGGACCAAGGCATCGACCTTGGATTGACGCACTTCGCGGTTATGGCCGACGGGTCCCGCATACGGGCACCTCGGTTTCTGCGCAAGGCTGAGAAGAAACTGCAGCGGGAGCAGCGTCGCTTGTGCCGCAAGGCCAAAGGCTCTCGGAATCGTGACAAGCAACGGGTCAGAGTGGCCAAGGCACATGCCAAGGTGGCCAACGCGCGCAGGGACTTTCAACACAAGCTCTCCACCAGGCTGATCCGCGAGAATCAAACGGTCAGTGTGGAGACTTTGAGCGTGAAGAGCCTGGCGCGTACGCGGCTGGCGAAGTCCGTGCACGACGCGGGTTGGTCTGCGTTCGTGGCCATGCTGGAGTACAAGGCCGTCCGGTACGGGCGCACCCTGACCAAGGTGGACCGGGCCTTCCCGTCCTCCCAGATGTGTTCCGCCTGCGGGCACCGCTATGGCCCCAAGCCCCTGCACATTCGAGCATGGACCTGCGACCGATGCGGCGCCCGCCACGACCGCGACCACAACGCGGCGCAGAACGTGAGAGACGAAGGACGGCGCATCCGCGCCGCATAG